The following are encoded in a window of Bacillus sp. SORGH_AS_0510 genomic DNA:
- a CDS encoding carbonic anhydrase, which produces MEKLNLLNEILEFNHQFVEKHEYEKYETTKFPNKKMVILTCMDTRLLELLPKALNLGNGDAKIVKNAGAIVSHPYGSIMRSILIALYQLQAQEVLVIAHHDCGMSGMKAEPVIENMKDRGISEETFNTLTYSGIDIEQWLHGFDSVTESVESSVSMIKNHPLMPKDVPVHGLVIDPKTGKLDLVVDGYKN; this is translated from the coding sequence ATGGAAAAATTAAATTTATTAAATGAAATTTTAGAGTTTAATCACCAGTTTGTTGAAAAACATGAATATGAAAAGTATGAAACAACCAAATTCCCTAATAAAAAAATGGTGATCCTTACTTGTATGGATACACGTTTATTGGAATTATTACCTAAGGCTTTAAACTTAGGTAATGGGGATGCGAAGATTGTTAAAAATGCAGGAGCAATTGTCTCACATCCTTATGGAAGTATTATGAGGAGTATCCTCATCGCTTTATATCAATTACAAGCGCAGGAGGTTTTAGTCATAGCTCACCATGATTGTGGAATGAGTGGTATGAAGGCAGAACCTGTGATTGAGAATATGAAGGACCGGGGGATTTCTGAGGAAACGTTCAATACACTTACATATTCCGGTATTGACATTGAACAATGGTTGCATGGTTTTGATAGTGTAACAGAGAGCGTGGAAAGTAGTGTAAGCATGATTAAAAACCATCCATTAATGCCAAAGGATGTTCCTGTTCATGGCTTAGTCATTGATCCTAAAACAGGAAAATTAGATTTAGTTGTCGATGGGTACAAAAATTAA
- the yidD gene encoding membrane protein insertion efficiency factor YidD, protein MKKIFISFIRFYQLVISPIKPPTCRFYPTCSHYGLEAIQRFGAFKGGWLTIKRIFKCHPFHPGGLDPVPEKEKH, encoded by the coding sequence TTGAAAAAAATCTTTATATCGTTTATTCGTTTTTACCAACTTGTTATCTCACCGATCAAACCGCCAACCTGCCGATTCTATCCAACATGTTCACATTATGGATTAGAAGCCATCCAACGATTTGGAGCCTTCAAAGGCGGCTGGCTAACCATCAAACGCATTTTTAAGTGTCATCCCTTTCATCCAGGTGGATTAGATCCTGTTCCTGAAAAAGAGAAGCATTAA
- a CDS encoding S-ribosylhomocysteine lyase: MPSVESFDLDHNAVKAPYVRHCGVHKVGSDGIVNKYDIRFCQPNKQAMKPDAIHTLEHLLAFNIRKHAEKYDHFDIIDISPMGCQTGYYLVVSGEPTVEEIIDLLEDTMKDAVEIVDIPAANERQCGQAKLHDLEGAKRLMRFWLEQSKEDLKQVFA, from the coding sequence ATGCCTTCAGTTGAAAGCTTTGATTTAGATCATAATGCTGTCAAAGCCCCTTATGTAAGACACTGTGGTGTTCATAAGGTAGGTAGCGATGGGATCGTTAATAAATATGATATTCGTTTTTGCCAGCCTAACAAACAGGCAATGAAACCAGATGCGATTCATACTTTGGAGCATTTGCTTGCATTTAATATTCGTAAACATGCAGAGAAGTATGATCATTTTGATATCATCGACATCTCACCAATGGGCTGCCAAACAGGCTATTATCTTGTAGTGAGTGGGGAACCAACTGTTGAAGAAATTATAGACCTTCTTGAGGATACTATGAAAGATGCAGTTGAAATCGTTGATATTCCCGCTGCGAATGAAAGACAATGTGGTCAAGCCAAACTTCATGATTTAGAAGGTGCCAAACGTCTAATGCGTTTCTGGCTTGAACAAAGCAAAGAAGATTTAAAACAGGTATTTGCATAA
- the ytzI gene encoding YtzI protein, which yields MYTVFVVCIVIVIVVLLLAVITTSKAYSYKHTIDSLEENPQINQMDHQGPDQENKNTQ from the coding sequence TTGTATACCGTATTTGTCGTTTGTATTGTCATTGTCATTGTTGTTTTACTTTTAGCAGTCATAACTACTTCCAAAGCCTATTCCTATAAACATACAATCGATTCTTTAGAAGAAAATCCACAAATAAATCAGATGGACCATCAAGGACCTGATCAAGAAAATAAAAATACACAATAA
- a CDS encoding DUF6154 family protein produces the protein MKLVDELYEMYRNKLTGDEEDIDMLTFAFLEEMTHEDLLGLIQEMDKQELYDLMGLYLIESLKGKFAQEEYGQLRTNTYYPRNIH, from the coding sequence TTGAAATTGGTCGATGAGTTATATGAAATGTATCGTAACAAGTTAACTGGTGACGAAGAGGATATTGATATGCTTACATTCGCCTTTTTAGAAGAAATGACACATGAAGATCTTTTGGGGTTAATTCAAGAAATGGATAAACAAGAGTTATATGATCTAATGGGGCTATACTTGATTGAAAGTCTTAAAGGAAAATTTGCACAGGAAGAATATGGTCAACTTCGCACAAATACTTATTATCCTAGAAATATACACTGA
- a CDS encoding hydrolase, which translates to MSEQKKTYYIDVGTGEISQSATSSTWSYKIQANDEEITQLRELFDSNYSNEWQNFFRAHVPYVQYHYDRENDAYDNTIQQVYGMLHQLGDDEAKAHIENMNILPKQE; encoded by the coding sequence ATGAGTGAACAAAAGAAAACGTATTATATAGATGTTGGTACGGGTGAAATTTCACAAAGTGCTACTAGCTCAACCTGGAGTTATAAAATTCAAGCCAACGATGAAGAAATTACTCAGTTACGCGAATTATTTGATTCAAATTATTCCAATGAGTGGCAAAACTTTTTTCGAGCGCATGTACCGTACGTCCAATATCACTATGACCGTGAAAACGATGCATATGATAATACTATTCAGCAAGTGTATGGGATGCTCCATCAATTAGGTGATGATGAGGCAAAAGCTCATATTGAAAATATGAATATCTTGCCAAAACAAGAATAA
- the ytkD gene encoding RNA deprotection pyrophosphohydrolase yields MIQFLDQNRNKVELEFKERAFEFQAKHVLVICQYDDKWLLTNHKQRGLEFPGGKVEPSETLEEAARRETFEETGAVLGTVQFVAEYKVTDQKSSFVKAVFCAEVKEIDPTNNYYETNGPVLIEGNLLELRLGDQFSFIMKDQVIEECIQRIKQQKK; encoded by the coding sequence ATGATACAGTTTTTAGATCAGAATAGAAACAAAGTTGAACTTGAATTTAAGGAAAGAGCCTTTGAGTTTCAAGCTAAACATGTACTGGTCATTTGTCAATATGACGACAAATGGCTTTTAACGAATCATAAACAAAGGGGCCTCGAATTTCCTGGAGGTAAAGTAGAACCTTCCGAAACCTTAGAAGAAGCAGCAAGGAGAGAGACATTTGAAGAGACAGGTGCAGTTCTGGGCACCGTACAATTTGTTGCTGAATATAAAGTAACCGATCAAAAGAGTTCATTTGTAAAGGCTGTTTTTTGTGCTGAGGTGAAAGAAATTGATCCTACCAACAACTATTATGAAACAAATGGACCTGTGCTGATCGAGGGTAATCTATTGGAATTAAGGTTAGGTGATCAGTTTAGTTTTATTATGAAGGACCAGGTCATAGAAGAGTGCATTCAGCGTATAAAACAGCAAAAAAAGTAA
- a CDS encoding ABC transporter permease: protein MNQTKNKVELLHKKYIHSLKIEQRWIRFYQAVIFIAFFSTWELASQKQWIDPLIFSSPSKIWHLLLDKIKDGSLVTNLGVTLTETICGFILGTLLGIILAAILWWSPRISKILDPYLVILNAMPKVALGPILIVALTPGYPSIIAMGAIISIIITTIVVYTSFKEVDPNYLKVLQTFGASRAQCFKEAILPASFPTMISTLKVNVGLSWVGVIVGEFLVSSRGLGYMIIYGFQVFNFTLVFLSLLVIAVVATIMYQLVELLEKKLIKE from the coding sequence TTGAACCAGACCAAGAATAAGGTTGAACTCCTTCACAAAAAGTACATTCATTCGTTAAAAATTGAACAGAGATGGATCCGATTTTATCAGGCAGTCATTTTTATCGCTTTTTTCTCCACTTGGGAACTAGCCAGTCAAAAGCAGTGGATTGACCCTTTAATTTTTAGTTCCCCCTCAAAAATTTGGCACCTGCTCTTAGATAAAATTAAAGATGGTTCTTTAGTCACCAATTTAGGCGTCACCTTAACAGAAACCATTTGTGGTTTCATTCTTGGAACCTTATTAGGTATCATTCTTGCGGCTATTCTTTGGTGGTCACCGAGGATATCTAAGATTCTCGATCCTTATCTGGTCATTTTAAATGCCATGCCTAAAGTAGCATTGGGACCGATTTTAATTGTGGCCCTGACTCCTGGATATCCTTCCATTATTGCTATGGGAGCGATTATCTCTATCATCATCACCACTATAGTTGTCTATACTTCCTTTAAAGAAGTAGACCCTAATTACTTAAAAGTATTGCAAACCTTTGGTGCATCACGGGCTCAATGCTTTAAGGAAGCAATACTACCCGCCAGTTTTCCGACGATGATCTCTACTTTAAAAGTAAATGTCGGATTGTCATGGGTAGGTGTCATTGTTGGTGAGTTCCTCGTTTCTTCACGCGGACTTGGATACATGATTATTTATGGTTTTCAAGTATTTAACTTTACACTCGTTTTCTTATCCCTTTTAGTGATTGCAGTCGTTGCAACTATTATGTATCAATTGGTTGAATTGTTGGAAAAGAAACTGATTAAAGAGTAG
- a CDS encoding ABC transporter ATP-binding protein, with translation MSFLTVQDVQHIYFTKASATTALSDISLTVEEGEFISLLGPSGCGKTTLLSIISSLLKPTHGTILLEGKPVSTAKNEIGYMLQQDYLFPWKTIEENILIGLKLSNQLNDQTKASALDLLKQIGLSGVEKQLPKQLSGGMRQRVALVRTLATQPKLLMLDEPFSALDYQTKLKLEDLVSRTLETFGKTAILVTHDIGEAIAMSDRVYLLSPSPGRIYKTFEMPEELRRLSPFEARNHELYSDIFQMIWKELESLEPDQE, from the coding sequence TATTTCACCAAAGCCTCTGCCACCACGGCCCTCTCCGATATATCATTAACTGTTGAGGAGGGAGAGTTTATCTCTCTCCTCGGCCCTAGTGGCTGTGGTAAAACCACCTTGCTTTCTATCATATCCAGCTTACTCAAACCTACCCATGGTACCATATTGTTAGAGGGTAAACCTGTTTCAACCGCTAAAAATGAAATTGGCTATATGCTTCAGCAGGATTATTTGTTTCCATGGAAAACGATTGAAGAAAATATCTTGATTGGGTTGAAATTATCCAATCAGTTGAATGATCAAACAAAAGCAAGTGCCCTGGACTTACTCAAACAAATTGGCTTAAGTGGAGTGGAGAAACAACTTCCTAAGCAATTATCAGGCGGCATGCGGCAGAGAGTAGCCCTTGTCAGAACACTTGCGACACAGCCAAAACTGCTTATGCTAGATGAACCTTTTTCCGCACTAGATTATCAAACAAAGCTTAAGCTTGAGGACCTGGTGTCACGAACATTAGAAACCTTTGGTAAAACAGCCATTCTAGTAACGCATGATATTGGTGAAGCCATTGCAATGAGTGATCGTGTCTACTTGCTCTCACCTAGTCCAGGAAGGATTTACAAGACATTCGAAATGCCTGAAGAGTTAAGACGACTCTCTCCTTTTGAAGCAAGAAACCATGAACTTTACTCGGATATCTTTCAAATGATATGGAAGGAGTTGGAATCTCTTGAACCAGACCAAGAATAA